Proteins co-encoded in one Juglans regia cultivar Chandler chromosome 16, Walnut 2.0, whole genome shotgun sequence genomic window:
- the LOC118344797 gene encoding uncharacterized protein LOC118344797 — protein MVKIFLWRATNDSLPTKRNLFFKKIVDNPLCPICSREEESTIHVLWDCLAANDVWATGLSGVQKWKRGKGDFLRLWEKMLEAFEKAKLEKIVVMFRKAWLRRNTFVIERRLTCPRILVASAIEILEEYKQASSKENTEVQQEAIPVNKTRWVRSEADFVKVNWDASLDMKLRRMGMGMIIRDEDGEALLAACDSRRNVRTPGVVEC, from the coding sequence ATGGTTAAGATCTTCTTATGGAGGGCAACAAATGATTCACTTCCTACGAAGAGGaacctattttttaaaaagattgttgaTAATCCCTTATGCCCAATTTGTTCTAGAGAAGAAGAATCTACAATACATGTGCTTTGGGATTGTTTAGCAGCAAATGATGTTTGGGCAACTGGCCTGAGTGGTGTTCAGAAATGGAAAAGGGGAAAAGGTGACTTCTTGAGGTTATGGGAGAAGATGTTGGAAGCTTTTGAGAAAGCCAAACTAGAGAAGATAGTTGTTATGTTTAGAAAAGCTTGGCTGAGAAGAAACACCTTTGTTATTGAGAGAAGACTAACATGCCCGAGAATTTTGGTTGCTTCAGCAATTGAGATACTGGAGGAGTATAAGCAGGCAAGTAGTAAGGAAAATACTGAAGTTCAGCAGGAAGCAATTCCAGTTAATAAGACAAGATGGGTTCGTTCTGAAGCAGACTTTGTGAAGGTTAATTGGGATGCCTCTTTGGACATGAAGTTGAGAAGAATGGGGATGGGAATGATCATTAGAGATGAGGATGGTGAAGCTCTGCTTGCTGCATGTGATAGTAGGAGGAATGTGAGGACACCAGGAGTGGTAGAATGTTAA